A genomic stretch from Coffea arabica cultivar ET-39 chromosome 10c, Coffea Arabica ET-39 HiFi, whole genome shotgun sequence includes:
- the LOC113714478 gene encoding uncharacterized protein, which yields MAKSTSSSRRKRHTEEDEEKYDDASSSSPQSSSSEEDDDNKRSHKRRHGDDRGPRKSSSRKDRKSSSRRKRKEKERRSKHKSKKYERRKKDKYYSDESEVAESLPRSDGDDDDSGLENPEDVVKCILKEFPAVSGDLEQLLHMIDDGQAVDIRGLSEKTLVKHLRRLFLCLNLKETGDNIFLLKSEGHPTLEVLRPVIDGYGRSSKQQLDHCTLENELLSVSPDGRNGPDANMTKSSEDAIGPRRRVIGPEMPSAELLAAAAKLTEAEAELREAELVDDSELFIGPPPPAFVSEVESSNEAERFEEITRIMGAEVDSPYDILGVNKNMSAENMKKRYWKLSLMVHPDKCSHPQAHQAFVKLNKAFKDLLDPDKRKALDEKIKLKEEQEEFKAELKAMKEAAHWRRLQGISMEGDDILLADMEAKVEPKRDEWMTTLPPERKPGTTMQSTKFSRSSKEGRGDTSVWTDTPSDRAQKAKMNYLEAYNEASTLASNEQERKRSNSDAHLVDEYNKSKRSKSLVDKHQELAQNRSKKKSKQEPVKEEWEGKHPWRPWDREKDLTAGRQSVKLDAENMAQGLSSRFSSGSFQRNFL from the exons ATGGCTAAATCTACTAGCAGTAGCAGAAGAAAGCGCCATACAGAAGAAGATGAAGAGAAATACGACGACGCTTCATCATCATCACCTCAATCCTCTTCTTCCGAAGAAGATGATGATAATAAGCGAAGCCACAAACGCCGCCATGGCGACGATAGGGGTCCTAGGAAATCCTCTTCGAGGAAAGACAGAAAATCATCCAgtaggaggaaaagaaaggaaaaggaacgGAGAAGTAAGCACAAATCGAAGAAGTATGAGAGGAGAAAGAAGGATAAATATTATTCGGATGAGTCCGAAGTGGCAGAGTCGTTGCCTAGGTCAGATGGGGATGATGATGATTCTGGATTGGAGAATCCGGAGGATGTTGTCAAATGTATTTTGAAGGAGTTTCCTGCTGTCTCAGGAGATTTGGAACAG CTTCTACACATGATAGATGATGGTCAAGCAGTTGATATAAGGGGATTGTCAGAAAAAACATTGGTGAAGCACCTGAGAAGGCTATTTCTATGTCTGAACCTTAAAGAAACTGGTGATAATATCTTTCTACTGAAATCAGAGGGCCATCCTACATTGGAGGTTCTTAGACCTGTCATTGATGGCTACGGACGGTCTTCAAAGCAGCAGCTTGATCATTGTACATTGGAGAACGAATTGCTCTCGGTATCACCAGATGGcagaaatggaccagatgccaACATGACTAAATCATCTGAAGATGCCATTGGTCCTAGACGAAG GGTAATTGGCCCTGAAATGCCATCTGCTGAACTACTTGCAGCTGCAGCCAAATTAACTGAAGCAGAAGCTGAGTTGAG AGAGGCTGAGTTAGTGGACGATTCTGAATTGTTTATAGGGCCCCCTCCCCCTGCTTTTGTTTCTGAAGttgaatcatcaaatgaagCAGAACGATTTGAAGAG ATTACAAGAATTATGGGAGCTGAGGTGGATAGTCCATATGATATTCTGGGAGTGAACAAGAATATGTCAGCTGAAAACATGAAGAAAAG GTACTGGAAATTGTCCCTCATGGTACATCCGGACAAATGCTCTCATCCACAGGCCCACCAAGCATTTGTGAAGTTGAACAAGGCTTTTAAAGACTTGCTGGATCCAGATAAA CGAAAAGCATTGGATGAGAAAATAAAGCTCAAAGAGGAACAAGAGGAATTCAAG GCGGAATTGAAAGCAATGAAAGAAGCTGCACACTGGAGACGTTTGCAAG GTATATCAATGGAGGGTGATGATATACTTTTAGCTGACATGGAGGCTAAGGTGGAACCTAAAAGAGATGAATGGATGACAACCCTACCCCCTGAAAGAAAA CCTGGGACGACCATGCAATCAACAAAATTCAGCAGAAGCTCCAAGGAGGGGCGCGGGGATACTAGTGTCTGGACTGACACACCATCAGACCGAGCCCAGAAAGCAAAAATGAA TTATTTAGAAGCCTATAATGAGGCTTCAACACTTGCTTCAAATGAGCAAGAAAGAAAACGATCCAATTCAGATGCACATTTGGTAGATGAATACAACAAATCGAAGCGGTCAAAGTCACTAGTAGACAAGCATCAAGAGCTAGCTCAAAATCGATCAAAGAAAAAATCCAAGCAGGAACCAGTTAAAGAAGAATGGGAGGGAAAGCATCCATGGAGACCATGGGATCGTGAGAAGGATTTGACAGCGGGACGGCAAAGTGTGAAATTGGATGCTGAAAACATGGCTCAGGGTTTGTCTTCTAGGTTTTCCTCAGGATCATTTCAAAGAAACTTCCTGTAG
- the LOC113713238 gene encoding NAC domain-containing protein 30-like has translation MEMESRVPPGFRFHPTEEELVGYYLNRKVNSLKIDLDVIVDIDLYRMEPWDIQDRCKLGYEEQNEWYFFSHKDRKYPTGTRTNRATAAGFWKATGRDKAVISKEKIIGMRKTLVFYKGRAPNGRKTDWIMHEYRLQTSEQGPSQAKGWVVCRAFKKPCPSHKQGFEAWSNAYYIRENGKYQPPSFPDKSITSMHAVNPISIHGVDFQQVPLRADHHELISNHAARFDNQLIEIPQLDSPSISTSLATKDQVFESGSLVNEDGEDVKSNIYCQQYNDWKVFDKLLVQQVIDPSASYACQNQPVLLPRDDELLLGCFTDL, from the exons ATGGAGATGGAATCACGTGTGCCTCCTGGATTTCGATTTCACCCTACAGAGGAAGAGCTTGTTGGATACTACCTCAATCGGAAGGTTAATTCATTGAAGATCGATCTTGATGTTATTGTTGACATTGATCTCTACAGGATGGAACCATGGGATATACAAG ATCGGTGCAAATTAGGATATGAAGAGCAAAATGAATGGTACTTCTTCAGTCACAAGGACAGGAAATATCCAACAGGAACCCGAACCAACAGAGCCACTGCTGCTGGATTCTGGAAAGCAACTGGAAGAGATAAAGCTGTGAtctcaaaggaaaaaattataggaatgaggaagacccttgtgtTTTACAAGGGACGTGCTCCCAATGGGAGGAAGACTGACTGGATCATGCATGAGTATCGGCTTCAAACATCTGAGCAAGGACCTTCTCAGGCAA AAGGATGGGTTGTTTGCAGAGCATTCAAGAAGCCTTGTCCAAGTCACAAGCAAGGTTTTGAAGCCTGGAGTAATGCCTACTACATAAGAGAAAATGGAAAGTACCAGCCTCCATCATTTCCTGACAAATCAATTACTTCAATGCATGCTGTCAATCCGATTTCAATCCATGGGGTTGATTTTCAGCAAGTTCCCTTGCGGGCAGATCACCATGAACTAATATCCAACCATGCGGCCCGTTTTGACAATCAACTCATTGAAATTCCACAACTTGACAGCCCTTCTATTTCAACAAGTTTGGCAACAAAAGATCAGGTTTTTGAAAGCGGTAGTTTAGTCAATGAAGATGGCGAAGATGTGAAGAGCAACATATACTGCCAGCAGTACAATGATTGGAAAGTTTTCGATAAGCTACTTGTTCAACAAGTGATTGATCCATCAGCTTCATATGCATGCCAAAACCAGCCTGTGTTACTACCCCGGGATGATGAATTGTTGCTTGGATGCTTTACTGACTTGTAG